A genomic segment from Pollutimonas thiosulfatoxidans encodes:
- a CDS encoding PQQ-binding-like beta-propeller repeat protein gives MQKMQRNTALLVAVCLNAIFGIVLTVGGVWLITVGGSWYYALAGLALLLTAVLLHRRQSTGLWVYAALVFATLLWALWEAGLDWWPLAARGDVLFLLGLFMLTPWVTRPLVHRLRNTDEARRQYAPAVRRASLPLMASLLLFLVVGIASWFVDPHRVEGSLPTARAQVAADALGVPPGEWHAYGRTGHGQRYSPLSQITPDNVAQLEVAWHYETGDMRGQEGDPVETTFEVTPLKIGERLYLCTPHQSVIALDATTGEQVWRYDPQIKGELALQHLTCRGLSYYDPSKVAAAPAVAAAAAAATAGQGATSQPDAASAEPSAAVDPAAPDGAQPAEAPTAETPSVEAPEAATGLDVDGSREGSDNENVGREGDNGTGDTGAQAPTDQAGAAATTLEELDLPIAAEDSSTTAQCDAKLFMPTADGRIIALNPDDGTVCANFGGGTGQINLWANMPHADPGGYYSTSPVVVTQSLIIVGGTVLDNVSTTEPSGVIRAFDVNSGQLVWNWDPAKPNETEPLAPGETYVPTTPNSWSISSVDEALGMVYVPMGNAPPDQWGGERGEAADDYASAVVALDLATGKVRWHFQTVHHDLWDYDVPAQPSLIDLTVNGQTVPALVQPTKQGELFVLDRRNGEPILPVKEVAYPQGAAAGDRTAPTQPVSALSFDPVPLTGASMWGATMFDQLACRIEFQKLRYEGRYTPPSTEGTLVYPGNFGVFNWGGIAVDPERQVAFATPTYLAFIAKLIPREDDTTLYVQDEDRPQDSLPALNENFGAPFAVQLSAFTSALGLPCQEPPWGFIAGADLTTGKVAWLHKNGTVRDSSPIPLPFKMGVPNLGGPIMTAGGVAFLTSTLDYYVRGYDVTTGEELWKARLPAGGQATPMTYTGKDGRQYLLVVAGGHGSLGTKAGDDVIAYAIPSAQ, from the coding sequence ATGCAGAAAATGCAGCGAAATACCGCCTTGTTGGTGGCGGTGTGTCTGAATGCCATTTTTGGAATTGTGCTAACGGTTGGCGGTGTCTGGCTTATTACGGTGGGCGGCTCGTGGTACTACGCTTTAGCAGGGCTTGCCCTGTTGCTGACCGCCGTGTTGCTGCATCGGCGGCAGAGTACTGGCTTGTGGGTGTATGCCGCGCTGGTCTTCGCGACGCTGCTGTGGGCATTGTGGGAAGCCGGGCTCGATTGGTGGCCGCTGGCAGCGCGCGGCGATGTGCTTTTTCTGCTGGGTTTGTTCATGCTGACGCCGTGGGTAACGCGGCCGCTGGTTCATCGCCTGCGCAATACAGACGAAGCACGCAGGCAGTATGCTCCGGCCGTGCGACGCGCCAGTCTGCCATTGATGGCGTCCTTGCTCCTGTTTCTGGTGGTTGGAATTGCTTCCTGGTTTGTCGACCCCCATCGCGTCGAAGGCAGTCTACCGACTGCCAGGGCGCAAGTGGCAGCCGATGCGTTGGGCGTGCCTCCCGGCGAGTGGCATGCCTATGGCCGGACCGGGCACGGACAGCGGTATTCGCCGTTAAGCCAGATCACGCCCGACAATGTTGCGCAACTGGAAGTCGCCTGGCATTACGAAACGGGCGATATGCGCGGTCAAGAGGGCGATCCCGTGGAAACGACCTTCGAGGTGACGCCATTGAAGATCGGCGAGCGGCTGTACCTTTGCACGCCCCATCAGTCTGTCATTGCGCTGGATGCCACGACAGGTGAGCAGGTATGGCGCTACGATCCGCAGATCAAGGGCGAGCTGGCCTTGCAGCATCTGACCTGCCGTGGCCTTTCTTATTACGACCCGAGCAAGGTGGCTGCCGCGCCCGCTGTAGCTGCTGCTGCTGCTGCTGCCACGGCGGGCCAAGGCGCGACCAGCCAGCCGGACGCTGCCTCCGCCGAGCCGTCAGCCGCGGTCGACCCTGCCGCGCCGGACGGCGCCCAACCGGCGGAAGCGCCCACCGCTGAGACACCGTCCGTAGAAGCGCCGGAAGCCGCAACGGGGCTGGATGTTGATGGCTCGAGGGAAGGTTCAGACAACGAAAACGTAGGCCGAGAGGGCGACAACGGCACCGGCGATACGGGTGCTCAGGCTCCTACGGATCAAGCCGGAGCAGCCGCGACAACCCTGGAAGAGCTTGATCTGCCCATTGCGGCCGAAGACAGCTCCACCACGGCGCAATGCGACGCGAAGCTCTTCATGCCCACCGCCGATGGTCGCATCATTGCCCTGAACCCGGACGACGGCACGGTATGTGCAAACTTCGGAGGCGGCACCGGTCAGATCAATCTGTGGGCCAACATGCCTCATGCTGATCCGGGTGGCTATTACTCAACATCGCCGGTAGTCGTGACACAATCATTGATTATTGTGGGCGGTACGGTGCTGGACAACGTCTCGACCACCGAACCATCCGGCGTCATCCGCGCCTTTGATGTCAACAGCGGCCAACTGGTATGGAACTGGGATCCGGCCAAGCCCAATGAGACCGAGCCGCTGGCACCCGGAGAGACCTACGTACCTACGACGCCCAACAGCTGGTCCATCTCCAGCGTGGACGAAGCCTTGGGCATGGTCTACGTACCTATGGGCAATGCGCCACCGGACCAATGGGGTGGAGAGCGGGGCGAGGCAGCGGATGACTACGCCTCGGCCGTGGTGGCGCTGGATCTCGCCACAGGGAAGGTGCGATGGCACTTCCAGACCGTGCATCACGATCTCTGGGACTACGACGTACCCGCTCAGCCGAGCCTGATCGACCTGACTGTCAATGGTCAGACAGTCCCCGCGCTGGTCCAACCCACCAAGCAGGGCGAGCTGTTCGTGCTCGATAGACGCAACGGCGAACCGATCTTGCCGGTAAAGGAGGTCGCTTATCCGCAAGGTGCGGCCGCTGGGGACCGAACGGCGCCCACGCAGCCGGTGTCGGCGCTGTCATTCGACCCGGTACCGCTGACCGGCGCCTCCATGTGGGGGGCCACAATGTTCGACCAACTGGCCTGCCGCATCGAGTTTCAGAAGCTGCGTTACGAAGGACGCTACACGCCGCCGTCCACGGAGGGAACCTTGGTATACCCGGGTAACTTCGGTGTATTTAACTGGGGTGGCATCGCAGTCGACCCGGAAAGGCAAGTGGCATTCGCCACGCCTACTTATCTCGCCTTTATCGCCAAACTGATTCCACGCGAAGACGACACCACCCTGTATGTGCAGGACGAGGACCGACCGCAGGATAGCCTGCCAGCCTTGAACGAAAACTTTGGCGCGCCCTTCGCAGTGCAGCTTAGTGCGTTCACTTCCGCGTTGGGCCTGCCATGCCAGGAGCCACCTTGGGGCTTCATTGCAGGGGCTGACCTGACGACAGGCAAAGTCGCCTGGCTGCACAAGAACGGCACAGTGCGCGACAGCTCTCCCATACCCTTGCCCTTCAAGATGGGCGTACCCAACCTGGGAGGCCCCATCATGACGGCTGGCGGTGTCGCCTTCCTGACAAGCACGCTGGATTACTACGTGCGGGGCTACGACGTCACGACCGGTGAAGAACTGTGGAAGGCCCGTTTACCGGCAGGCGGTCAGGCAACCCCCATGACCTATACCGGCAAGGATGGCAGGCAGTACTTGCTGGTGGTGGCCGGTGGCCATGGATCGCTGGGAACCAAGGCCGGTGACGATGTGATCGCCTATGCCATCCCGAGTGCGCAATAG
- a CDS encoding benzoate/H(+) symporter BenE family transporter, producing the protein MKNWFRVSHLAAGFIAVLVGYTSSVAIIFQAANAAGATAAQLDSWMWALGIGMGASCIGLSLRYRTPVLTAWSTPGAALLVTSLSGLSMNQAIGAFLFSSLLITICGVTGWFQKLMQLMPRHIAAAMLAGILMRFGMDLFIAMQTQWLMVGLMFAAFLLGRIWMPRYTVPLALVVGIASAGMLGLLQLDSLNWTPARPTLMLPDFSLSALIGVGIPLFIVTMTSQNVPGLAVLRANGYQTPASPIITATGVTGLVLGPFGGFSFNLAAITAAICMSRDADPDPDRRYLASVWAGVFYLMTGIFGATVVGLFAAFPQELIAAIAGLALLGTIGSSLAGALADEGGRDAALVTFICTASGMSFLGIGSAFWGLVLGLCVHAALGSWGQALQSRVRR; encoded by the coding sequence GTGAAAAACTGGTTCAGAGTCTCTCATCTTGCCGCCGGCTTCATTGCCGTACTCGTGGGCTACACGAGCTCCGTGGCCATTATTTTCCAGGCGGCCAACGCAGCAGGTGCGACCGCCGCCCAGCTCGATTCCTGGATGTGGGCGCTGGGGATAGGCATGGGAGCCAGTTGCATCGGCTTGTCCCTGCGCTATCGCACGCCCGTTTTGACGGCCTGGTCCACGCCCGGTGCTGCCTTGCTGGTAACCAGCCTGTCCGGGCTTTCCATGAACCAGGCCATCGGCGCCTTCCTGTTTTCGTCTTTGCTGATCACGATCTGCGGTGTGACGGGCTGGTTCCAGAAGTTGATGCAACTCATGCCGCGCCATATTGCCGCCGCGATGCTGGCCGGGATACTGATGCGCTTCGGCATGGATTTGTTCATCGCCATGCAAACCCAATGGCTGATGGTGGGGCTGATGTTTGCGGCTTTCTTGTTGGGCCGCATCTGGATGCCGCGCTATACGGTTCCGCTGGCTCTGGTGGTGGGCATTGCCAGCGCCGGCATGCTGGGCTTATTGCAGCTTGATTCCCTAAACTGGACGCCCGCACGGCCCACCCTGATGCTGCCCGACTTTTCCTTGTCGGCGCTGATCGGCGTGGGGATACCCCTGTTCATCGTGACCATGACATCGCAGAACGTCCCTGGCCTGGCGGTGTTGCGTGCCAATGGTTACCAGACGCCGGCGTCTCCCATCATTACCGCCACGGGCGTCACAGGTCTCGTCCTGGGGCCCTTCGGTGGCTTCTCATTCAATCTGGCTGCCATCACGGCTGCCATCTGCATGAGCCGCGATGCCGATCCTGATCCGGACCGCCGCTACCTGGCATCGGTCTGGGCTGGCGTGTTCTATTTGATGACCGGCATCTTTGGCGCCACCGTGGTGGGCTTGTTCGCCGCTTTTCCGCAGGAACTGATTGCGGCAATCGCCGGCCTGGCGTTGCTGGGCACCATAGGCAGTAGCCTGGCAGGTGCGCTGGCCGACGAAGGCGGACGCGATGCCGCCTTGGTGACCTTCATATGCACTGCGTCAGGTATGAGCTTCCTGGGAATAGGCAGTGCCTTCTGGGGCCTGGTATTGGGCCTATGCGTGCATGCCGCCCTGGGAAGCTGGGGTCAGGCCTTGCAGTCGCGCGTGCGACGATGA
- a CDS encoding LamB/YcsF family protein, with protein MGLAIDLNCDMGESFGAWKMGQDEDILPYVTSANIACGFHAGDAATMRKTVAAALRHGVALGAHPGLPDLVGFGRRNMDVSAQDVYDIVIIQVGALAAVAASQGGKLHHVKAHGALYNMAARNGELATAIAKAVHDIDSTLLLYALAGSVQVKAAEDMGLAVAQEVFADRSYQSDGSLTPRKQAGAMIEDPAISIKQVLRMVQEGKVATQQGSDVNVRADTLCIHGDQPDAVVFAQAIRKALGENGVQVRAI; from the coding sequence ATGGGTTTGGCTATCGACTTGAACTGCGACATGGGCGAGAGCTTTGGCGCCTGGAAAATGGGGCAGGATGAAGACATCCTGCCCTATGTCACTTCAGCCAATATTGCTTGCGGGTTTCATGCCGGCGACGCGGCCACGATGCGCAAGACCGTGGCCGCCGCACTGCGTCACGGTGTTGCGCTGGGCGCGCATCCCGGTTTGCCGGATCTGGTGGGTTTTGGCCGGCGCAACATGGATGTCAGCGCACAAGATGTTTACGACATCGTCATTATCCAGGTGGGTGCGCTGGCAGCGGTTGCAGCCAGCCAGGGCGGCAAGCTGCATCACGTGAAGGCGCATGGCGCCCTTTACAACATGGCTGCCCGCAATGGCGAACTGGCAACGGCCATCGCCAAGGCGGTGCACGACATAGACAGCACCTTGTTGCTGTATGCCTTGGCCGGCAGTGTGCAAGTCAAGGCGGCCGAAGATATGGGCCTGGCCGTAGCCCAGGAAGTCTTTGCCGATCGCAGCTATCAAAGCGACGGATCCTTGACGCCACGCAAGCAGGCTGGCGCCATGATCGAAGACCCGGCCATCTCCATCAAGCAAGTACTGCGCATGGTGCAAGAGGGCAAGGTTGCTACGCAGCAGGGTTCCGACGTCAATGTGCGTGCCGATACGCTATGCATACATGGCGATCAGCCGGACGCCGTCGTTTTCGCCCAGGCGATACGCAAAGCGCTGGGTGAAAACGGTGTGCAGGTGCGAGCCATATAG
- the exaC gene encoding acetaldehyde dehydrogenase ExaC, giving the protein MDLTQLKYFGIDVEYPYKRHYENFIGGKWVPPVSGNYFDNVSPITGEVFCEVPRSDAADVDLALDAAHAASKQWGRTSATERSNTLLRIADKMEKNLKTLAVADSIDNGKPLRETMAADLPLAIDHFRYFAGCIRAQEGGISEIDDDTVAYHFNEPLGVVGQIIPWNFPLLMAAWKLAPALAAGNCVVMKPAEQTPASILVLMEIIGDLLPAGVLNIVNGYGKEAGQALASSDRIAKLAFTGSTATGKHILHAAAENLIPSTVELGGKSPNIFFADVMDHDDAFFDKALEGLAMFSLNQGEICTCPSRVLIQESIYDKFIERAVKRVEAIKAGNPLDSNTMVGAQVSQAQMDKILSYIDIGRQEGAKCLTGGARNAPGDGLDGGFYIKPTLLFGDNSMRVFQEEIFGPVASVMTFKDEDHAAELANDTDYGLGAGVWTRDGTRAYRMGRQIKAGRVWTNCYNLYPAHAAFGGYKKSGIGRENHKMALSAYQQTKCLLVSYSPDALGFF; this is encoded by the coding sequence ATGGATTTGACTCAACTGAAGTATTTCGGCATCGATGTGGAATACCCCTACAAGCGCCATTACGAGAATTTTATCGGTGGCAAGTGGGTGCCGCCGGTATCGGGCAATTATTTCGACAACGTTTCGCCTATTACCGGTGAAGTGTTCTGCGAGGTGCCCCGTTCTGACGCCGCAGATGTCGATCTGGCACTGGATGCCGCCCATGCCGCCAGCAAGCAGTGGGGCCGTACCTCGGCCACAGAGCGGTCGAACACGCTGCTGCGCATCGCCGACAAGATGGAGAAGAACCTTAAAACCCTGGCGGTTGCCGATTCCATCGACAACGGCAAGCCGCTGCGCGAGACCATGGCGGCCGACCTGCCATTGGCGATCGACCACTTCCGTTATTTTGCCGGATGTATACGGGCGCAAGAAGGCGGGATATCCGAAATCGATGACGACACGGTTGCCTACCATTTCAATGAGCCTCTCGGCGTAGTCGGTCAGATCATTCCCTGGAATTTTCCGCTGCTGATGGCCGCCTGGAAACTGGCGCCCGCCTTGGCAGCGGGCAACTGCGTAGTGATGAAGCCGGCCGAGCAGACGCCCGCTTCGATACTGGTGTTGATGGAAATCATCGGCGACCTGCTGCCGGCAGGCGTGCTGAATATCGTCAACGGTTATGGCAAGGAAGCCGGCCAGGCGCTGGCAAGCAGCGACCGTATTGCCAAGCTGGCATTCACGGGCTCTACGGCCACGGGCAAGCACATCTTGCATGCCGCGGCCGAGAACCTCATCCCCTCGACGGTAGAACTGGGCGGTAAAAGCCCCAACATCTTCTTCGCCGATGTCATGGACCATGACGACGCCTTCTTCGACAAGGCGCTCGAAGGGCTGGCCATGTTCTCCTTGAATCAAGGCGAAATCTGCACCTGCCCGTCCCGCGTGCTTATACAGGAATCCATCTACGACAAGTTCATCGAGCGTGCCGTGAAGCGCGTGGAAGCCATCAAGGCCGGCAATCCACTGGACAGCAACACGATGGTCGGCGCTCAGGTCTCGCAGGCGCAAATGGACAAAATCCTGTCCTACATCGACATCGGACGTCAGGAAGGCGCAAAGTGCCTGACGGGCGGCGCTCGCAACGCACCGGGCGATGGCTTGGACGGCGGCTTCTACATCAAGCCGACGCTGCTCTTTGGCGACAACAGCATGCGCGTGTTCCAGGAGGAGATCTTCGGGCCGGTGGCTTCAGTCATGACCTTCAAGGACGAAGACCATGCAGCCGAGTTGGCCAACGATACCGACTACGGTCTGGGCGCCGGCGTGTGGACGCGCGATGGCACCCGTGCCTATCGGATGGGCCGCCAAATCAAGGCGGGCCGCGTCTGGACCAACTGCTATAACCTGTACCCGGCCCATGCCGCGTTTGGGGGCTACAAGAAGTCTGGCATTGGGCGCGAGAACCACAAGATGGCGCTGAGCGCGTATCAACAGACCAAGTGCCTGCTGGTTAGCTACAGCCCGGACGCGCTTGGGTTCTTCTAA
- a CDS encoding sigma-54-dependent Fis family transcriptional regulator — protein sequence MNFLRPTASHARPERLVTQSSSIKRSWERCADVSYDLHTDPDPMLLADLQLRREQHAHLLELAQPELETLAGLVASAKSVVLLADAAGVILQEAGSTEFLHKAERVALRPGVSWAESLRGTNAIGTALFEGAPIRVHGSEHFLSCNRILSCHAAPIRSPRGDVIGVLDISGDAATLHAYALGLASLCATQIANRLLDYTDHRLHRLVFQRQTSLLDSAERAIVLIEHDRIVGANEAALHLLDTDWRLLDSPVDDWVDGWSSLAGRTDGIRTRSGQALVGQLHRGQESLTAQASPQHARPRATPLPVAPQHIRTASAPLPELEDTAKQALLQAVAAMDGGMAVLLQGETGAGKEIFARHLHANSAWHRGPFVAINCGALPESLIESELFGYEGGAFTGARREGAQGRLREAQGGMLFLDEIGDMPLALQTRLLRALQEREVQPLGSDKRVPVHFGLTSASNRDLSTLITQGLFRADLYYRLQDYTITLSPLRERPRLREFLCAEFKRLGGTERGMTLSDAALDALEAYGWPGNYRQMQSLLRSLVVLQPAGSLIRREDLPLAQTDSVRAPIASEADSAMAVVPSGDVPAATLRDMTERTIEQVVRECGYNVSQAATVLGVHRSTLYRHLARLKSRDSGPG from the coding sequence ATGAATTTCCTTAGGCCCACTGCATCTCATGCACGACCTGAACGACTCGTCACCCAGTCGTCCTCCATCAAGCGTTCCTGGGAGCGCTGCGCCGACGTCAGCTACGACCTGCATACCGACCCCGATCCCATGCTGTTGGCCGATCTGCAACTGCGCCGCGAACAGCACGCTCACTTGCTCGAGCTTGCGCAGCCCGAACTGGAAACCCTGGCCGGCCTGGTCGCCAGCGCAAAAAGCGTGGTGCTGCTGGCCGATGCAGCCGGTGTGATCTTGCAAGAGGCAGGCAGTACCGAATTTCTGCACAAAGCCGAGCGTGTCGCGCTACGCCCCGGTGTCAGTTGGGCCGAGTCGCTGCGCGGTACCAACGCCATCGGTACGGCTTTGTTTGAGGGCGCGCCCATACGCGTACACGGCAGCGAACACTTCCTGTCATGCAACCGCATCCTCAGTTGCCATGCAGCCCCTATCCGATCGCCCCGCGGCGACGTGATCGGCGTGCTGGATATCTCCGGAGACGCCGCCACCCTGCATGCTTATGCACTCGGATTGGCCAGCCTGTGCGCCACGCAGATAGCGAACCGGCTGCTGGACTACACCGACCATCGCCTGCATCGCCTGGTGTTCCAGCGCCAGACCTCTTTGCTGGACTCGGCCGAACGCGCCATTGTGCTTATCGAGCATGATCGCATCGTGGGTGCCAACGAAGCAGCCCTGCATTTGCTGGACACCGATTGGCGTCTGCTCGATAGCCCTGTGGATGACTGGGTGGATGGCTGGTCGTCATTGGCAGGCCGTACGGATGGCATACGGACGCGCTCCGGCCAAGCTTTGGTGGGGCAGTTGCACCGCGGACAGGAAAGCTTAACCGCCCAAGCCAGCCCCCAGCATGCGCGGCCTCGGGCCACACCATTGCCCGTTGCCCCGCAACACATCAGGACAGCATCCGCCCCGCTGCCCGAGCTCGAGGACACCGCGAAGCAGGCCCTGCTCCAGGCCGTTGCGGCCATGGATGGCGGCATGGCGGTGCTGCTGCAGGGCGAAACAGGGGCGGGCAAAGAGATATTTGCGCGGCATCTGCACGCCAACAGCGCCTGGCATCGCGGGCCATTTGTGGCGATCAATTGTGGCGCACTGCCCGAAAGCTTGATCGAGTCCGAGCTGTTCGGATACGAAGGCGGTGCCTTCACAGGCGCCCGTCGCGAGGGGGCACAGGGCCGGCTACGCGAAGCGCAAGGTGGCATGCTGTTCCTGGACGAAATCGGCGACATGCCGCTGGCCTTGCAAACCCGGTTGTTGCGGGCATTGCAAGAGCGCGAAGTGCAACCGCTGGGATCCGACAAACGCGTACCCGTGCACTTCGGCCTGACCAGTGCCAGCAACCGCGATCTGTCGACGCTGATCACGCAAGGGCTGTTTCGAGCCGACCTGTACTACCGGCTGCAAGACTACACCATCACGCTATCACCGCTGCGCGAACGCCCGCGCCTGCGCGAGTTCCTGTGCGCCGAATTCAAAAGACTGGGCGGCACCGAGCGCGGCATGACGCTCAGCGATGCGGCACTTGATGCGCTGGAAGCTTATGGATGGCCGGGCAATTACCGACAGATGCAAAGCCTGCTGCGCAGTCTGGTCGTATTGCAGCCGGCGGGCAGCCTGATACGCCGGGAAGACCTGCCCTTGGCGCAAACAGACTCTGTCCGCGCGCCTATCGCTTCAGAGGCCGACAGCGCCATGGCGGTGGTGCCCAGCGGCGACGTCCCGGCGGCCACCCTGCGCGATATGACCGAGCGCACCATAGAACAAGTCGTGCGCGAGTGCGGCTACAACGTCAGCCAGGCTGCCACAGTACTGGGCGTGCATCGCAGCACACTGTATCGACACCTGGCGCGCCTGAAATCCAGGGATTCCGGGCCCGGCTAG
- a CDS encoding NADPH-dependent FMN reductase, which translates to MQPKNIAVIVGSLRRESINRKVAQSLVELAPDTLALEIVDISQLPLYNQDYDEDSPQQYVQFRQKIAAADGVLFATPEHNRSMPAAMKNAVDIGSRPYSKSVWDGKPGAIISASPSLQGAYGATQHLRASLAGLNIYCMANPETYLSQADKLYDPAGAVTETGRALLKRFIDAYAEWVARF; encoded by the coding sequence ATGCAGCCAAAGAATATTGCCGTTATTGTTGGGAGCCTGCGTCGCGAATCCATCAATCGCAAAGTTGCGCAAAGCCTGGTCGAGCTTGCGCCAGACACGCTGGCCCTCGAGATTGTCGATATCAGCCAGCTACCCCTGTACAACCAGGACTACGACGAAGATTCCCCGCAGCAGTATGTCCAGTTCCGCCAGAAAATCGCGGCGGCTGATGGGGTATTGTTTGCCACGCCCGAGCATAATCGCTCGATGCCGGCTGCCATGAAAAATGCCGTCGACATCGGTTCCCGGCCGTACTCGAAAAGCGTTTGGGATGGCAAGCCCGGCGCCATCATCAGTGCATCGCCATCGTTGCAGGGCGCATACGGTGCCACGCAGCATTTGCGCGCCTCGTTGGCCGGCTTGAACATCTATTGCATGGCCAATCCAGAAACCTATCTCAGCCAGGCCGATAAGCTCTATGATCCGGCAGGTGCAGTCACCGAGACGGGCAGGGCGCTTCTGAAGCGTTTCATTGACGCGTATGCCGAATGGGTGGCCCGCTTCTAG